A window from Vigna radiata var. radiata cultivar VC1973A unplaced genomic scaffold, Vradiata_ver6 scaffold_388, whole genome shotgun sequence encodes these proteins:
- the LOC106780009 gene encoding auxin response factor 9 isoform X1, giving the protein MSLHRGEGDELYEQLWKACAGPHVEIPRAGQRVFYFPQGHMEQLEVSTNQELNQRIPLFKLPSEILCRVVNVHLLAEPETDEVYAQITLVPENNQTEPTSPDPCPSEVPRPRVHSFCKVLTASDTSTHGGFSVLRKHATECLPALDMSKSTPTQELVAKDLHGYEWRFKHIFRGQPRRHLLTTGWSTFVTSKRLVAGDTFVFLRGSNGELRVGVRRLTPVQSSMPSSVISSQSMHLGVLATASHAVATQTLFVVYYKPRTSQFIVSVNKYLEAINQKCNIGMRLKMRLEGDDSTETDKRISGTIIGVEDISPHWVNSKWRSLKVQWDETPSFPRPDRVSPWEIEPILASVPTPISSQSVALKNKRPRQATEVPDLGDTTLIAPTFWDPGLTQSDITQLGVIAESKRSESTAHMWHHNNNNSSNISMNQRKASWLSSPSHLYLDTSDDSKSISASPISKIHAERLNNDHCLDQVDKEISNVEPTTGCRLFGIDLIDHTRSNSLSVDNASAVTSEGRTDANHESDISKASKEWKQEQLQVSPKETQNKQICSRSCTKVQMQGVAVGRAVDLTTLDGYEQLVDELEKMFDIKGQLQRRNKWEIVFTDDEGDMMLVGDDPWPEFCNMVRRIFICSSQDVHKLSSGSKLPISSMEETVISSDTAET; this is encoded by the exons ATGTCGTTGCACCGTGGTGAAGGAGATGAGCTCTACGAGCAGCTGTGGAAGGCGTGTGCAGGACCCCATGTGGAAATTCCTCGTGCAGGCCAAAGGGTCTTCTACTTCCCTCAGGGACACATGGAACAG TTAGAAGTATCAACAAATCAGGAACTAAATCAAAGGATTCCACTGTTCAAACTTCCCTCCGAGATCCTATGTCGTGTCGTCAACGTCCATTTACTG GCCGAACCAGAAACAGATGAGGTTTATGCACAGATTACTCTGGTACCCGAAAATAAT CAAACTGAGCCTACAAGCCCTGATCCGTGCCCTTCTGAAGTTCCAAGGCCAAGAGTTCACTCCTTCTGCAAGGTCTTAACCGCCTCTGATACAAGCACTCATGGTGGCTTTTCTGTCCTTCGGAAGCATGCCACTGAATGTCTTCCAGCATTG GACATGTCGAAATCAACCCCAACTCAAGAATTGGTTGCTAAGGATCTTCATGGATATGAATGGCGCTTTAAGCATATATTTAGAG GTCAACCGCGTAGACACTTGCTCACAACCGGATGGAGTACTTTTGTGACTTCCAAGAGATTAGTTGCTGGAGACACCTTTGTTTTTCTGAG AGGGAGCAATGGAGAACTGCGAGTTGGAGTGAGGCGTCTTACTCCTGTTCAAAGCAGCATGCCATCATCTGTAATTTCTAGTCAGAGCATGCACCTAGGAGTTCTCGCAACTGCATCTCATGCTGTAGCAACTCAGACTCTTTTTGTTGTATATTATAAGCCAAg GACAAGCCAGTTTATTGTAAGTGTGAACAAGTATTTAGAGGCTATCAACCAAAAATGTAATATTGGCATGAGATTGAAGATGAGGCTTGAAGGGGATGATTCTACTGAAACAGACAAAAG AATTTCGGGCACAATAATTGGAGTTGAGGATATTTCCCCTCATTGGGTAAATTCAAAATGGCGATCACTCAAG GTTCAATGGGATGAAACTCCATCTTTTCCAAGACCTGATAGAGTTTCACCATGGGAGATAGAACCCATTCTGGCTTCTGTACCTACACCTATATCATCTCAATCTGTTGCTCTAAAGAATAAAAGGCCTCGACAAGCAACTGAAGTTCCAGATCTTG GAGACACAACATTAATTGCTCCTACTTTCTGGGATCCTGGTCTGACACAGTCTGATATTACACAACTTGGTGTTATTGCCGAAAGCAAAAGGAGTGAAAGTACTGCTCACATGTGGCATCATAACAATAACAACAGCAGCAATATATCAATGAATCAGAGAAAAGCAAGTTGGCTGTCTTCTCCTTCTCATTTATATCTTGACACAAGTGATGATAGCAAGAGTATATCAGCTTCGCCTATTTCAAAAATTCACGCGGAAAGATTGAACAATGACCATTGCCTTGACCAGGTTGATAAGGAGATAAGCAATGTAGAGCCTACAACAGGCTGCAGATTGTTTGGGATTGACCTTATTGATCATACAAGGAGCAACTCTCTTTCTGTAGATAATGCATCTGCAGTCACATCTGAGGGCAGAACTGATGCAAACCATGAGTCTGATATCTCAAAGGCTTCTAAAGAATGGAAACAAGAACAGCTACAAGTATCGCCGAAAGAGactcaaaacaaacaaatttgtaGCAGAAGTTGCACTAAG GTTCAAATGCAGGGGGTTGCAGTGGGTCGTGCTGTGGACTTGACCACATTGGATGGGTATGAACAACTTGTAGATGAATTGGAGAAGATGTTCGACATAAAGGGTCAGCTTCAACGCAGGAACAAGTGGGAAATTGTCTTCACTGATGATGAAGGGGATATGATGCTTGTTGGTGATGATCCATGGCC TGAATTCTGTAACATGGTGAGAAGAATCTTCATTTGCTCCAGCCAGGATGTGCACAAACTGAGCTCAGGGAGCAAACTACCTATCTCTTCAATGGAAGAGACTGTAATAAGCTCAGACACAGCTGAGACCTGA
- the LOC106780009 gene encoding auxin response factor 9 isoform X2 yields MSLHRGEGDELYEQLWKACAGPHVEIPRAGQRVFYFPQGHMEQLEVSTNQELNQRIPLFKLPSEILCRVVNVHLLAEPETDEVYAQITLVPENNQTEPTSPDPCPSEVPRPRVHSFCKVLTASDTSTHGGFSVLRKHATECLPALDMSKSTPTQELVAKDLHGYEWRFKHIFRGQPRRHLLTTGWSTFVTSKRLVAGDTFVFLRGSNGELRVGVRRLTPVQSSMPSSVISSQSMHLGVLATASHAVATQTLFVVYYKPRTSQFIVSVNKYLEAINQKCNIGMRLKMRLEGDDSTETDKRISGTIIGVEDISPHWVNSKWRSLKVQWDETPSFPRPDRVSPWEIEPILASVPTPISSQSVALKNKRPRQATEVPDLGDTTLIAPTFWDPGLTQSDITQLGVIAESKRSESTAHMWHHNNNNSSNISMNQRKVDKEISNVEPTTGCRLFGIDLIDHTRSNSLSVDNASAVTSEGRTDANHESDISKASKEWKQEQLQVSPKETQNKQICSRSCTKVQMQGVAVGRAVDLTTLDGYEQLVDELEKMFDIKGQLQRRNKWEIVFTDDEGDMMLVGDDPWPEFCNMVRRIFICSSQDVHKLSSGSKLPISSMEETVISSDTAET; encoded by the exons ATGTCGTTGCACCGTGGTGAAGGAGATGAGCTCTACGAGCAGCTGTGGAAGGCGTGTGCAGGACCCCATGTGGAAATTCCTCGTGCAGGCCAAAGGGTCTTCTACTTCCCTCAGGGACACATGGAACAG TTAGAAGTATCAACAAATCAGGAACTAAATCAAAGGATTCCACTGTTCAAACTTCCCTCCGAGATCCTATGTCGTGTCGTCAACGTCCATTTACTG GCCGAACCAGAAACAGATGAGGTTTATGCACAGATTACTCTGGTACCCGAAAATAAT CAAACTGAGCCTACAAGCCCTGATCCGTGCCCTTCTGAAGTTCCAAGGCCAAGAGTTCACTCCTTCTGCAAGGTCTTAACCGCCTCTGATACAAGCACTCATGGTGGCTTTTCTGTCCTTCGGAAGCATGCCACTGAATGTCTTCCAGCATTG GACATGTCGAAATCAACCCCAACTCAAGAATTGGTTGCTAAGGATCTTCATGGATATGAATGGCGCTTTAAGCATATATTTAGAG GTCAACCGCGTAGACACTTGCTCACAACCGGATGGAGTACTTTTGTGACTTCCAAGAGATTAGTTGCTGGAGACACCTTTGTTTTTCTGAG AGGGAGCAATGGAGAACTGCGAGTTGGAGTGAGGCGTCTTACTCCTGTTCAAAGCAGCATGCCATCATCTGTAATTTCTAGTCAGAGCATGCACCTAGGAGTTCTCGCAACTGCATCTCATGCTGTAGCAACTCAGACTCTTTTTGTTGTATATTATAAGCCAAg GACAAGCCAGTTTATTGTAAGTGTGAACAAGTATTTAGAGGCTATCAACCAAAAATGTAATATTGGCATGAGATTGAAGATGAGGCTTGAAGGGGATGATTCTACTGAAACAGACAAAAG AATTTCGGGCACAATAATTGGAGTTGAGGATATTTCCCCTCATTGGGTAAATTCAAAATGGCGATCACTCAAG GTTCAATGGGATGAAACTCCATCTTTTCCAAGACCTGATAGAGTTTCACCATGGGAGATAGAACCCATTCTGGCTTCTGTACCTACACCTATATCATCTCAATCTGTTGCTCTAAAGAATAAAAGGCCTCGACAAGCAACTGAAGTTCCAGATCTTG GAGACACAACATTAATTGCTCCTACTTTCTGGGATCCTGGTCTGACACAGTCTGATATTACACAACTTGGTGTTATTGCCGAAAGCAAAAGGAGTGAAAGTACTGCTCACATGTGGCATCATAACAATAACAACAGCAGCAATATATCAATGAATCAGAGAAAA GTTGATAAGGAGATAAGCAATGTAGAGCCTACAACAGGCTGCAGATTGTTTGGGATTGACCTTATTGATCATACAAGGAGCAACTCTCTTTCTGTAGATAATGCATCTGCAGTCACATCTGAGGGCAGAACTGATGCAAACCATGAGTCTGATATCTCAAAGGCTTCTAAAGAATGGAAACAAGAACAGCTACAAGTATCGCCGAAAGAGactcaaaacaaacaaatttgtaGCAGAAGTTGCACTAAG GTTCAAATGCAGGGGGTTGCAGTGGGTCGTGCTGTGGACTTGACCACATTGGATGGGTATGAACAACTTGTAGATGAATTGGAGAAGATGTTCGACATAAAGGGTCAGCTTCAACGCAGGAACAAGTGGGAAATTGTCTTCACTGATGATGAAGGGGATATGATGCTTGTTGGTGATGATCCATGGCC TGAATTCTGTAACATGGTGAGAAGAATCTTCATTTGCTCCAGCCAGGATGTGCACAAACTGAGCTCAGGGAGCAAACTACCTATCTCTTCAATGGAAGAGACTGTAATAAGCTCAGACACAGCTGAGACCTGA